A genome region from Gallus gallus isolate bGalGal1 chromosome 9, bGalGal1.mat.broiler.GRCg7b, whole genome shotgun sequence includes the following:
- the KCNE4 gene encoding potassium voltage-gated channel subfamily E member 4, translating to MLKMDHANITQAMLNAESRSTEKNNGNEYFYILIVMSFYGIFLVGIMLGYMKSKRKEKTSNLLLLYKDEEREWGEAVKPLPTVSGLKSVQIPMMLNMLQESMVPSLSCAICSMEGSSVSSESSSPDVHFTIQEEVLDAELGEVSETLLNESSEGSVENIHKNS from the coding sequence ATGCTGAAGATGGACCATGCAAACATCACCCAAGCCATGCTGAACGCTGAGTCCCgcagcacagagaagaacaaCGGCAATGAGTATTTTTACATCCTGATCGTCATGTCTTTCTATGGGATCTTCCTGGTAGGGATCATGCTGGGCTACATGAAAtctaaaaggaaagagaagacatCCAATTTGCTTCTGCTCTACAAAGATGAGGAGAGAGAATGGGGAGAAGCTGTGAAGCCTCTACCGACCGTATCAGGGCTGAAGTCTGTCCAGATCCCCATGATGCTGAACATGCTGCAGGAGAGCATGGTGCCGTCCCTGTCCTGTGCCATCTGCTCGATGGAAGGCAGCAGCGTCAGCTCAGAATCCTCCTCCCCAGACGTGCACTTCACCATCCAGGAGGAGGTGCTGGACGCTGAGCTGGGGGAAGTGTCAGAAACACTCCTCAATGAGAGCAGCGAGGGCTCCGTGGAGAACATCCACAAGAACTCCTAG